From Gimesia panareensis, the proteins below share one genomic window:
- a CDS encoding alpha/beta hydrolase yields the protein MTLTTRTFGSLSCQIYDQLPDQTKPKLIAVVSHGFGAPGDDLVPLGPEILRRNSDLASQVQFVFPAAPLSLLEMGIPGGRAWWMLDVAALNAAIASGTIRDQRNETPEGLVEAGQQFRDMLDALLQDAGLPLSRCVLAGFSQGSMVSTEVALQLPEPPAALTIWSGTLLCEQRWGSLAEQSPRFPIQQSHGKQDPILPFEGAIWLKEMLEQREFSVDFTEFMGPHTIPEPALEKFGSLLADLTSSL from the coding sequence ATGACTCTCACAACACGAACTTTCGGTTCGCTCAGCTGCCAGATCTATGATCAGTTACCCGATCAGACGAAACCGAAACTGATCGCGGTCGTCTCGCACGGATTTGGCGCTCCCGGCGACGATCTGGTCCCCCTCGGTCCGGAAATTCTCCGACGGAATTCTGATCTGGCATCTCAAGTTCAGTTCGTCTTCCCCGCCGCACCGCTCTCTTTGCTCGAAATGGGGATTCCCGGAGGCCGTGCCTGGTGGATGCTCGATGTCGCCGCGTTGAATGCTGCGATCGCCTCGGGAACCATTCGGGACCAGCGTAATGAGACGCCTGAGGGCCTGGTCGAGGCCGGCCAACAGTTTCGGGACATGCTCGATGCACTTTTGCAGGATGCCGGACTTCCGCTTTCCCGCTGTGTACTCGCCGGTTTTTCCCAGGGTTCCATGGTCTCTACTGAAGTGGCGTTACAGCTGCCGGAGCCCCCCGCAGCCCTGACGATCTGGTCAGGAACACTGCTCTGTGAACAAAGGTGGGGTTCGCTGGCAGAACAGTCCCCCCGCTTTCCAATCCAGCAGAGTCATGGCAAGCAGGACCCGATCCTGCCGTTCGAGGGGGCCATCTGGCTGAAAGAGATGCTGGAACAGCGGGAATTTTCGGTCGATTTCACGGAATTCATGGGCCCACACACGATCCCTGAGCCGGCCCTGGAGAAATTTGGCAGTCTGCTTGCTGATCTGACGAGCAGTCTTTGA
- a CDS encoding DUF4350 domain-containing protein, with the protein MKSPLVFRSPLFYLLFFLLLQVQPLRLPAAEQSESVAVDQVQVGFGGLYKVGRWVPVTLNVTTTEAIDLQFTITALSPDGNPTEVPSQVYSCPQPGTYQLHSLFKAGLMDCPLKIRLLETETQSILQEFTYTPRAAQNQFTGIGLEQSVELWATIGKISGFQTVAEEDLETLNQNLNRYTSLISDQKLLPENAYGYDTLDTLIVNGDYSVSGAKNRAIRDWVANGGHLVMCVGNQLEDYQKSEFARWIPVKTPGTSRVREMSSLELFAAVRSRIRGVATAARIEIETGEVLATSLDGPLLVRVPYGLGMVTFLGLDLNTSPLVGWEGLKNLCPKLAYRRIQSGGTGQKNMELGKRISQTGISELETQMFHSQQNFLQVQRVSHWWVMGLILVYLLIIGPLDYVVVHRLLKKPHITWFTFPTMVILAAGWGVLTAQQSNGNQLHTTQLNVADYDATTGQLRGRFYLNLYSPETRRYQVKVMSQIPAPTTTSDTFPTHLCWNGLPENTFAGMYRSAEGTITGPAYQFTPDSSEIENLPVLKWGTKSLLGDWSQQQPDLLTSDLTGTSLGQLSGKLTHRFSGPLKEWVLAYGNRIYLPLVNPEQLEASYIPANQSWDINGPGIESRNIKGYLTRSVSRRIAARGANAGNVVTEQTDYNTFSKNAYEILKMLTFHETAGGFGYTGLSNIAAEQLDLTEQLRLGRAVLFARLGTPLSQVQLDDESLSQDQQDTYLRVVIPVKRSNEIQYELPSLEEDNKKEKEKAEESPNQQDTPSGSDKE; encoded by the coding sequence ATGAAATCACCTCTTGTATTCCGATCCCCACTCTTTTATCTGCTGTTTTTCCTGCTGCTTCAGGTGCAACCATTACGGTTGCCTGCAGCAGAACAGTCTGAGTCTGTCGCAGTCGATCAGGTCCAGGTCGGCTTTGGAGGCCTGTACAAAGTGGGCCGCTGGGTTCCCGTGACCTTGAATGTGACGACGACTGAGGCCATCGATCTACAGTTCACTATCACAGCCCTTTCGCCGGACGGAAACCCGACAGAAGTCCCTTCCCAGGTCTACTCCTGTCCACAACCAGGCACTTACCAGTTGCATTCTCTGTTCAAAGCGGGGCTGATGGATTGCCCACTGAAAATCCGCCTGCTGGAGACTGAAACACAATCCATTCTCCAAGAATTTACTTACACGCCCCGTGCGGCTCAAAATCAGTTTACCGGCATCGGCCTGGAACAGTCGGTTGAGCTCTGGGCTACGATCGGAAAAATTTCCGGTTTTCAAACGGTAGCGGAAGAAGATCTTGAGACCCTCAATCAGAATCTGAATCGGTATACTTCCCTGATTTCCGACCAGAAGTTACTTCCCGAAAACGCCTACGGTTACGATACCCTCGATACTCTGATCGTCAATGGCGATTACAGCGTGAGTGGTGCGAAGAACCGGGCGATTCGTGACTGGGTTGCCAATGGAGGCCACCTGGTGATGTGTGTCGGGAACCAGCTGGAAGATTACCAGAAAAGTGAATTCGCCAGATGGATCCCGGTCAAAACTCCGGGAACCAGTCGGGTGCGTGAAATGAGCAGCCTGGAGCTGTTTGCGGCGGTGCGTTCGCGTATTCGCGGAGTCGCGACTGCCGCCCGCATTGAGATTGAAACAGGTGAAGTCCTGGCGACCTCCCTGGACGGTCCCCTGCTCGTCCGCGTGCCCTATGGGCTCGGCATGGTGACGTTCCTGGGACTGGACCTGAATACCAGCCCCCTGGTTGGCTGGGAGGGCTTGAAAAACCTCTGCCCCAAGCTGGCGTATCGCAGAATTCAGTCCGGCGGTACCGGTCAAAAAAACATGGAACTGGGGAAACGGATTTCGCAAACCGGTATTTCCGAACTGGAAACCCAGATGTTTCATTCTCAGCAGAATTTTCTGCAGGTGCAACGGGTTTCACACTGGTGGGTGATGGGATTGATCCTGGTCTACCTGCTCATCATTGGCCCCCTTGATTATGTGGTGGTCCATCGCCTCCTCAAAAAACCGCACATCACCTGGTTTACTTTCCCCACAATGGTCATTCTCGCAGCAGGCTGGGGTGTCCTGACCGCACAGCAGAGTAACGGCAATCAACTGCATACGACACAGCTGAATGTAGCTGATTACGATGCGACCACCGGCCAACTGCGGGGGCGTTTTTACCTGAATTTATACAGTCCGGAAACCCGACGCTATCAGGTTAAAGTGATGTCTCAAATCCCCGCTCCTACGACCACTTCTGATACCTTCCCAACGCATCTCTGCTGGAACGGGCTTCCCGAAAACACGTTTGCCGGCATGTATCGCTCTGCAGAAGGGACCATTACCGGCCCCGCCTATCAGTTCACACCTGATTCGAGCGAGATCGAGAACCTGCCCGTGCTCAAATGGGGAACCAAGAGCCTGCTGGGAGACTGGTCACAACAGCAGCCTGACCTGCTGACTTCCGACCTGACAGGCACCAGCCTGGGACAACTCTCCGGCAAGCTGACGCATCGTTTCTCCGGTCCGCTGAAAGAATGGGTCCTGGCATATGGAAATCGCATTTATCTGCCACTCGTGAACCCGGAACAACTGGAAGCTTCCTACATCCCCGCAAATCAGAGCTGGGACATCAATGGCCCGGGCATAGAGTCGCGAAACATCAAAGGCTACCTGACCCGTTCCGTCTCCCGCCGGATTGCCGCCAGGGGAGCGAATGCGGGGAACGTGGTAACCGAGCAGACCGACTATAATACGTTCTCGAAAAACGCCTACGAAATCCTGAAGATGCTGACCTTCCACGAAACGGCAGGGGGCTTCGGCTATACGGGCCTTTCCAACATCGCCGCTGAGCAACTCGACCTGACCGAACAACTGCGACTCGGAAGAGCGGTCCTGTTTGCCCGGCTGGGCACGCCGCTCAGCCAGGTTCAGTTGGATGACGAGTCCCTCTCTCAGGATCAGCAGGACACCTATCTGCGCGTCGTGATCCCCGTCAAACGGTCGAATGAGATTCAATACGAGTTACCCTCGTTGGAAGAAGACAATAAAAAAGAAAAAGAGAAAGCTGAAGAGTCGCCCAACCAGCAGGACACACCTTCCGGGAGTGATAAAGAGTGA
- a CDS encoding ABC transporter ATP-binding protein has product MIETRNLTKRYGNLIAVNNINLNLGEGDVFGFIGPNGSGKTTTMRMIATLLSPDYGEAYVCGKSIYTHPEEIRRLVGFMPDFFGVYDDMTVIEYLEFFASAYRIKGPQRRKVCEEKLELVDMSFKRDAMVNQLSRGQTQRIGLARVLLHEPQVLLLDEPASGLDPRARIEIRNLLKRLGEMKKTVIVSSHILPELADVCTRVGMIEKGNLIVDDNVDEVMKKARQRILLHVAVTENTEKAAALLEAHDQVSNLEIKKDEMLVTLQNDVKDYTFIPSMLIGEGFKLKLFREEEINLETAFMELTKGLVQ; this is encoded by the coding sequence GTGATTGAAACACGTAATTTAACCAAGCGCTACGGCAATCTGATTGCCGTCAATAATATCAACCTGAACCTGGGAGAAGGCGATGTCTTTGGTTTTATCGGCCCCAACGGTTCCGGTAAAACCACGACCATGCGGATGATCGCCACGCTGCTCAGCCCGGATTACGGTGAAGCTTACGTCTGTGGAAAGTCGATCTATACGCATCCCGAAGAAATCCGTCGCCTGGTTGGATTCATGCCCGACTTCTTCGGCGTGTATGATGACATGACCGTCATTGAATACCTCGAGTTTTTCGCCTCTGCCTATCGCATCAAGGGGCCGCAGCGCCGCAAGGTCTGTGAAGAAAAACTGGAACTGGTCGACATGTCTTTCAAACGGGACGCGATGGTCAACCAGCTCTCCCGCGGTCAGACTCAGCGGATTGGGCTGGCGCGTGTCCTGTTACACGAGCCGCAGGTGCTGCTGCTGGATGAACCCGCCAGTGGTCTGGACCCCCGCGCCCGTATTGAAATTCGCAACCTGCTCAAACGGCTCGGAGAAATGAAGAAAACCGTGATCGTCTCCAGCCACATCCTGCCCGAGCTGGCAGATGTCTGTACGCGGGTCGGCATGATTGAAAAAGGGAATCTGATCGTCGATGACAACGTCGATGAAGTGATGAAAAAAGCACGTCAGCGAATTCTGCTCCACGTCGCGGTCACCGAGAATACCGAAAAGGCTGCTGCGCTGCTGGAAGCGCATGACCAGGTTTCCAATCTGGAAATCAAAAAGGATGAAATGCTGGTCACCCTGCAGAACGACGTCAAAGACTACACCTTTATCCCCTCGATGCTGATTGGGGAGGGGTTCAAGCTCAAGCTGTTCCGGGAAGAAGAAATCAACCTGGAAACCGCTTTCATGGAACTGACCAAGGGGCTGGTACAGTAA
- a CDS encoding carboxylesterase family protein, with the protein MLRKLLPGVLALLILLSGAAVQAAEKAQSGKQGAAELKTSIPVNMDYLIYLPENYDEKEKWPLMLFLHGAGERGDDLDLVTIHGPPMLIKNGKQFPFIVVSPQCPKDQLWQPVELTALLNEIEKKYKVDKDRIYVTGLSMGGFGTWSLAAYTPYRFAALVPICGGGEKFWVKKIKHVPIWVFHGAKDTAVPLERSQSLVDVLKKEKADVSFTIYPEAGHNSWTETYDNHKVYEWLLQQKRKPEAEVKAAEKKAEAERKAKQAAAKKKKQ; encoded by the coding sequence ATGTTGCGAAAATTATTACCAGGAGTGTTGGCGCTGCTCATACTGCTCAGCGGAGCTGCGGTACAGGCAGCCGAAAAAGCGCAGTCCGGCAAACAGGGTGCTGCTGAGCTCAAGACTTCGATTCCGGTCAATATGGATTACCTGATCTATCTGCCCGAGAATTATGATGAAAAAGAAAAGTGGCCCTTAATGCTGTTCCTGCACGGTGCAGGTGAACGGGGGGATGACCTGGATCTGGTGACCATTCACGGTCCGCCAATGCTGATCAAAAACGGAAAACAGTTTCCGTTTATCGTGGTTTCTCCACAGTGCCCCAAGGATCAGCTCTGGCAGCCGGTCGAACTGACGGCACTGCTCAATGAGATTGAAAAGAAGTACAAAGTCGACAAGGATCGGATCTACGTCACGGGGTTGAGCATGGGGGGCTTTGGTACCTGGTCTCTGGCTGCATATACTCCCTACCGGTTCGCTGCCCTGGTGCCGATCTGTGGCGGTGGGGAAAAATTCTGGGTGAAGAAGATCAAGCATGTTCCCATCTGGGTATTTCATGGGGCGAAAGATACTGCGGTCCCTCTGGAACGTTCACAGTCTCTGGTCGATGTACTGAAAAAAGAGAAGGCGGACGTGTCGTTCACAATCTACCCGGAAGCAGGGCATAATTCCTGGACGGAAACCTACGACAATCACAAAGTCTACGAGTGGCTGCTGCAGCAGAAGCGGAAACCGGAAGCAGAAGTGAAAGCGGCAGAAAAGAAAGCCGAAGCGGAACGCAAAGCGAAACAGGCTGCGGCGAAGAAGAAAAAACAGTAA